A genomic window from Parafrankia discariae includes:
- the aspS gene encoding aspartate--tRNA ligase, producing MSTAASTPGTHSTVMRTHLCGDLGLGNAGQRVTVCGWVAHRRQHGQSLMFVDLRDHSGLVQCVVDGSVDARSEYVLRITGTVTTRPEGTANPALATGGIELTDCAVEVLSVAAPPPFPLDDRADSVEESTRLTYRYLDLRRERMQRNLRTRSAVLGALRTAFADRGFVEVETPLLMPSTPEGAREFVVPSRQFPGSFYALPQSPQLFKQLLMVGGMDRYFQLARCLRDEDLRADRQYEFTQLDLEMSFVGVDDILDVVSAAVLSAAATAVAGSGRAVPEIERLTWHDAMNRFGVDKPDLRFGMELVELTAIFADSGFKAFAGAPAVKGIRVPGGSATHNRKALDTLTDRAKKLGAKGLVWMRVAAAGALESPVAKFLSPAELTGIVTATAAEEGDLLLLVADEWETTCEVLGQLRNDLGRPPAGSGELRFAWVVDFPLFVGVDAATGRPKPGHHPFTRPHPDDVEKMESEPLAVRSLAYDLVLNGWELGSGSIRIHESELQQRVFGLLGISPEEAKARFGFFLTPFGYGAPPHGGFAFGIDRLVAILAGEDNIREVIAFPKTQSGLDPLTGAPTAIDERQLRELGIRVVAPAVPGPAAPVKAEPAQSR from the coding sequence ATGTCGACAGCCGCCAGCACGCCCGGAACGCACAGCACCGTGATGCGTACCCACCTGTGCGGTGATCTGGGGCTCGGCAACGCCGGCCAGCGGGTGACGGTCTGCGGCTGGGTCGCGCACCGCCGCCAGCACGGCCAGTCGCTGATGTTCGTCGACCTGCGCGACCACTCGGGCCTGGTGCAGTGCGTCGTCGACGGCTCGGTCGACGCCCGCTCCGAGTACGTCCTGCGGATCACCGGCACCGTCACCACCCGTCCGGAGGGCACCGCGAACCCGGCGCTGGCCACCGGCGGGATCGAGCTGACGGACTGCGCCGTCGAGGTGCTCTCGGTCGCCGCGCCGCCGCCGTTCCCGCTCGACGACCGGGCCGACTCGGTCGAGGAGAGCACCCGGCTCACCTACCGGTACCTCGACCTGCGCCGCGAGCGGATGCAGCGCAACCTGCGCACCCGCTCGGCGGTGCTCGGCGCGCTGCGCACCGCGTTCGCCGACCGTGGGTTCGTCGAGGTGGAGACGCCGCTGCTGATGCCGTCGACGCCGGAGGGCGCGCGCGAGTTCGTCGTCCCGTCCCGGCAGTTCCCGGGAAGCTTCTACGCGCTGCCGCAGTCGCCGCAGCTGTTCAAGCAGCTGCTGATGGTCGGCGGGATGGACCGCTACTTCCAGCTCGCGCGCTGCCTGCGCGACGAGGACCTGCGCGCCGACCGGCAGTACGAGTTCACCCAGCTGGACCTGGAGATGAGCTTCGTCGGGGTCGACGACATCCTCGACGTGGTCTCCGCGGCGGTGCTCTCCGCCGCCGCCACGGCCGTGGCGGGCTCCGGGCGCGCCGTGCCGGAGATCGAGCGGCTGACCTGGCATGACGCGATGAACCGGTTCGGGGTCGACAAGCCGGACCTGCGGTTCGGGATGGAGCTCGTCGAGCTCACCGCGATCTTCGCCGACAGCGGTTTCAAGGCGTTCGCCGGCGCCCCGGCGGTCAAGGGCATCCGGGTGCCGGGCGGGTCGGCCACCCACAACCGCAAGGCGCTCGACACCCTCACCGACCGCGCCAAGAAGCTGGGCGCGAAGGGCCTGGTGTGGATGCGCGTCGCCGCCGCCGGGGCGCTGGAGTCGCCGGTCGCGAAGTTCCTCTCCCCCGCGGAGCTCACCGGGATCGTCACGGCGACCGCGGCCGAGGAGGGTGACCTGCTGCTGCTGGTGGCGGACGAGTGGGAGACCACCTGCGAGGTGCTCGGCCAGCTGCGCAACGACCTCGGGCGCCCGCCGGCCGGCTCGGGCGAGCTGCGCTTCGCCTGGGTGGTGGACTTCCCCCTGTTCGTCGGGGTGGACGCGGCCACCGGGCGGCCGAAGCCGGGGCACCACCCGTTCACCCGGCCGCACCCCGACGACGTCGAGAAGATGGAGTCCGAGCCGCTGGCGGTGCGCAGTCTGGCCTACGACCTGGTGCTCAACGGGTGGGAGCTGGGCTCGGGGTCGATCCGGATCCACGAGAGCGAGCTGCAGCAGCGCGTCTTCGGCCTGCTGGGGATCTCGCCGGAGGAGGCGAAGGCCCGGTTCGGGTTCTTCCTCACCCCGTTCGGGTACGGCGCCCCGCCGCACGGTGGCTTCGCGTTCGGTATCGACCGGCTGGTCGCCATCCTCGCGGGTGAGGACAACATCCGTGAGGTCATCGCCTTCCCGAAGACCCAGTCCGGGCTGGACCCGCTGACCGGCGCTCCCACGGCGATCGACGAGCGACAGCTGCGCGAGCTCGGCATCCGCGTGGTCGCTCCCGCCGTTCCCGGCCCGGCGGCACCTGTGAAGGCCGAGCCCGCCCAGTCGCGCTGA
- the deoC gene encoding deoxyribose-phosphate aldolase, which yields MQGMTTAPAGPDRPAPGSGSGSDAGSGSAAAGPRPAPRRAELARMIDHTLLRPEATGEEIVNLCADAAKLGVGTVCVAPTHVFLAAASARQDGKDADPSFAVASVVGFPHGTHLTVIKAEEARRAVADGATEIDMVVDIANIMDENWRAIETEITEVRLSVPPYVILKVILETALLPDGSIAAACRAAEDGGAEFVKTSTGFSPAGGASLRAVRAMVAAVGGRLGVKASGGIRTAEQALAFVDAGATRLGLSATKDILADIPA from the coding sequence ATGCAAGGTATGACAACGGCTCCCGCCGGACCCGACCGTCCCGCGCCGGGGTCCGGCTCCGGCTCCGACGCCGGTTCAGGCTCCGCCGCCGCCGGGCCTCGGCCCGCGCCCCGGCGCGCCGAGCTCGCGCGCATGATCGATCACACTCTGCTGCGCCCCGAGGCTACCGGTGAGGAGATCGTCAACCTCTGCGCGGACGCGGCGAAGCTCGGCGTCGGCACCGTCTGCGTCGCCCCGACCCATGTCTTCCTCGCCGCCGCCAGCGCCCGCCAGGACGGCAAGGACGCCGATCCGTCCTTCGCGGTCGCCTCGGTCGTCGGCTTCCCGCACGGGACGCATCTCACGGTGATCAAGGCCGAGGAGGCCCGGCGCGCGGTGGCCGACGGCGCGACCGAGATCGACATGGTCGTCGACATCGCGAACATCATGGACGAGAACTGGCGTGCCATCGAGACCGAGATCACCGAGGTCCGGCTGTCGGTCCCGCCATACGTGATCCTCAAGGTGATCCTCGAGACGGCCCTGCTCCCGGACGGGAGCATCGCGGCGGCCTGCCGGGCCGCGGAGGACGGCGGCGCCGAGTTCGTGAAGACCTCGACCGGCTTCAGCCCGGCCGGCGGGGCCTCGCTGCGCGCGGTGCGGGCGATGGTCGCCGCGGTCGGCGGCCGGCTGGGCGTCAAGGCCTCCGGCGGCATCCGCACCGCCGAGCAGGCCCTGGCCTTCGTCGACGCCGGCGCCACCCGCCTGGGCCTCTCCGCGACCAAGGACATCCTCGCCGACATCCCGGCTTGA
- the upp gene encoding uracil phosphoribosyltransferase has product MQVQVVDHPLAAAALTVLRDERTARAAFRAALHDLATMLVYEATRDLPTMPVSVTTPLATTAGVVLAAEPVVAPVLRAGLGMLPAALTLMPDARTAFIGLSRDETTFEPRVYLESVPAELAGRPVFLLDPMLATGGSALHALRLLTARGTTGIVVVSVVAAPEGIAALEGSGLDISVVTAVVDEKLNDTAYIVPGLGDAGDRIYGAV; this is encoded by the coding sequence GTGCAGGTTCAGGTCGTCGATCATCCGCTGGCAGCGGCCGCGCTCACCGTCCTGCGGGACGAGCGCACGGCGCGCGCCGCCTTCCGCGCCGCCCTGCACGACCTGGCGACGATGCTGGTCTACGAGGCGACCCGGGACCTGCCGACGATGCCGGTCTCGGTGACGACGCCGCTGGCGACCACCGCCGGGGTGGTGCTCGCGGCCGAGCCGGTGGTGGCGCCCGTGCTGCGGGCCGGTCTCGGCATGCTGCCGGCCGCGCTGACGCTGATGCCGGACGCGCGCACGGCGTTCATCGGCCTCTCCCGCGACGAGACGACCTTCGAGCCCCGGGTCTACCTGGAGTCGGTGCCGGCGGAGCTGGCGGGGCGGCCGGTGTTCCTGCTCGACCCGATGCTGGCGACCGGCGGCTCCGCGCTGCACGCGCTGCGGCTGCTCACGGCGCGTGGTACCACCGGCATCGTCGTGGTCTCCGTCGTCGCCGCGCCGGAGGGGATCGCCGCGCTGGAGGGCAGCGGCCTCGACATCAGCGTGGTCACCGCCGTGGTGGACGAGAAACTGAACGACACCGCCTACATCGTGCCGGGGCTCGGCGACGCCGGCGACCGGATCTACGGCGCCGTCTGA
- a CDS encoding DUF5313 family protein produces MDGQGEHPATETPSAGDAAQARPGGPEQEPAGAGAVPPPRDRETPPLAGRLHYLIGGTLPPRYNDWVSNDLTGPGWRIRQALRPFLLMVPFAIVFALLPGQLSVRLTLVVFLLLSGIGLGFATSGFFRNRRLEQHGFPPVFTVSED; encoded by the coding sequence ATGGACGGCCAGGGAGAGCACCCCGCAACCGAGACCCCATCCGCCGGGGACGCGGCCCAGGCCCGGCCCGGCGGCCCGGAGCAGGAGCCCGCCGGCGCCGGGGCGGTCCCCCCGCCCCGTGACCGGGAGACTCCCCCGCTGGCGGGGCGGCTGCACTACCTGATCGGCGGGACGCTCCCGCCCCGCTACAACGACTGGGTCTCGAACGACCTGACCGGCCCGGGCTGGCGGATCCGCCAGGCGCTGCGCCCGTTCCTGCTCATGGTGCCGTTCGCGATCGTGTTCGCGCTGCTGCCCGGCCAGCTGAGCGTGCGGCTCACCCTCGTCGTGTTCCTGCTGCTCTCGGGGATCGGCCTCGGCTTCGCCACCAGCGGTTTCTTCCGCAACCGCCGTCTGGAGCAGCACGGCTTCCCGCCCGTGTTCACCGTCTCCGAGGACTAG
- a CDS encoding amidohydrolase, whose protein sequence is MTHRTAAAGMPITAAWLAEHEDELIALRRDLHAHPELGRQEHRTARVLEERLLAAGLSPQRLPDVPGLWCDIGAGVDSGGPVVMLRADMDALPLADVKDVPYRSTVPGVAHACGHDVHTTVALGAGLALAEHARAHPLPGTVRLLFQPAEETMPGGSLDVIDAGVLKPVTSAITVHCDPALDVGTIGLRSGPITSAADAVEITLAGPGGHTSRPQNTVDLVYALARLAVDLPAALSRRVDPRSALSLVWGQIQSGTVTNAIPRTGKLRGTVRTLSRETWEAAPELVERLAEQLVAPYGAQLAVDYVRGVPPVVNHADVVDAFGAVVDAVFGHEAATSVAQSLGGEDFGWYLTHVPGGLARLGTRTPGGPTYDLHQGSFDVDERAVGVGVRFLSAAACELLDRSADPAGPDDLA, encoded by the coding sequence ATGACGCACAGGACCGCCGCGGCGGGCATGCCGATCACGGCGGCCTGGCTCGCGGAGCACGAGGACGAGCTGATCGCGCTGCGGCGTGACCTGCACGCCCACCCAGAACTGGGCCGCCAGGAGCACCGCACGGCGCGTGTCCTGGAGGAACGGCTGCTGGCCGCCGGGCTGAGCCCGCAGCGCCTGCCCGACGTGCCCGGCCTGTGGTGCGACATCGGCGCGGGGGTCGACTCGGGCGGCCCCGTGGTGATGCTGCGCGCCGACATGGACGCGCTGCCGCTCGCCGACGTCAAGGACGTCCCGTACCGGTCGACGGTGCCGGGTGTCGCGCACGCCTGCGGGCACGACGTGCACACCACCGTGGCCCTCGGCGCCGGCCTGGCGCTCGCCGAGCACGCCCGGGCCCACCCGTTGCCGGGTACCGTGCGGCTGCTCTTCCAGCCGGCCGAGGAGACCATGCCCGGCGGCTCGCTCGACGTGATCGACGCCGGCGTGCTCAAGCCGGTGACCTCGGCGATCACCGTGCACTGCGACCCCGCGCTCGACGTGGGCACCATCGGGCTGCGTTCCGGCCCGATCACCTCGGCCGCCGACGCGGTGGAGATCACCCTGGCCGGGCCGGGCGGGCACACCTCGCGGCCGCAGAACACCGTCGACCTGGTCTACGCCCTCGCCCGGCTGGCGGTGGACCTGCCGGCCGCGCTGTCCCGGCGGGTCGACCCGCGCTCCGCGCTCTCGCTGGTCTGGGGCCAGATCCAGTCCGGCACCGTGACGAACGCCATCCCACGCACCGGCAAGCTGCGCGGGACGGTCCGCACGCTGTCCCGGGAGACCTGGGAGGCGGCGCCGGAGCTGGTCGAGCGCCTCGCCGAGCAGCTCGTCGCCCCCTACGGCGCGCAGCTCGCCGTCGACTACGTGCGCGGCGTCCCGCCGGTGGTCAACCACGCCGACGTCGTCGACGCGTTCGGCGCGGTGGTCGACGCGGTGTTCGGGCACGAGGCGGCCACCTCGGTCGCCCAGTCCCTCGGCGGCGAGGACTTCGGCTGGTATCTCACCCACGTGCCCGGGGGGCTGGCCCGGCTGGGCACCCGCACGCCGGGCGGCCCCACCTACGACCTGCACCAGGGCAGTTTCGACGTCGACGAGCGCGCGGTCGGCGTGGGTGTGAGGTTCCTCTCCGCCGCCGCCTGTGAGCTGCTCGACCGCTCGGCCGACCCGGCGGGCCCGGACGACCTGGCCTAG
- a CDS encoding purine-nucleoside phosphorylase: MADSGIISAPDAVASAARLVERTGVDRHDVAIVLGSGWRPAADVLAGLGTDVVDVDFADLGGFPATDVPGHAPTARSILLGGRRLLVFLGRVHAYEGHDLSLVVHTVRTAHAAGAGTVVLTNAAGGLRSDMYVGQPVLVADHLNLTGRSPLVGPLFTDLTDAYSPRLRALARTVEPSLVEGVYAALPGPHFETPAEIRMLRGLGADLVGMSTVHETIAARALGVDVLALSLVTNLAAGMTGAPLDHTEVLAAGAAAAGRMGSMLAGVIAAL; encoded by the coding sequence GTGGCGGACAGCGGCATCATCAGCGCCCCCGACGCCGTCGCGTCGGCGGCGCGCCTGGTCGAGCGCACCGGAGTGGACCGGCACGACGTCGCGATCGTCCTCGGGTCCGGTTGGCGGCCCGCGGCGGACGTCCTGGCCGGTCTCGGTACCGACGTCGTCGACGTCGACTTCGCCGACCTGGGCGGCTTTCCCGCCACGGATGTCCCCGGCCACGCGCCCACGGCCCGTTCCATCCTGCTCGGCGGGCGGCGGCTGCTGGTCTTCCTCGGCCGGGTGCACGCCTACGAGGGCCACGACCTCTCCCTGGTCGTGCACACCGTGCGCACCGCGCACGCCGCCGGCGCGGGCACCGTCGTCCTGACGAACGCGGCCGGCGGGCTGCGGTCCGACATGTACGTGGGCCAGCCGGTGCTGGTCGCCGACCACCTCAACCTCACGGGCCGCTCGCCGCTGGTCGGCCCGCTGTTCACCGACCTCACCGACGCCTACTCGCCCCGGCTGCGCGCGCTCGCCCGCACCGTGGAACCGAGCCTGGTCGAAGGGGTCTACGCGGCGCTGCCCGGCCCGCACTTCGAGACACCGGCCGAGATCCGGATGCTGCGCGGGCTCGGCGCCGACCTCGTCGGCATGTCGACGGTGCACGAGACGATCGCCGCCCGCGCGCTCGGGGTCGACGTGCTCGCGCTCTCGCTGGTCACGAACCTGGCCGCCGGGATGACCGGCGCCCCGCTGGACCACACCGAGGTCCTCGCCGCCGGCGCCGCGGCGGCCGGCCGGATGGGCTCGATGCTCGCCGGGGTCATCGCCGCGCTTTGA
- a CDS encoding histidine phosphatase family protein: protein MPDTDLLLIRHGEAHCDTAGIAGGDLGCTGLTRRGRSQAERAARRLTVMHTMERRVDAVYADPRRRVRETAEIIAGRLRMPVILEPRLAEAGHGSADGQSWTDIRTTFGGTPADRPDDPVAPGAESWNHFVDRAAAGLRHMVERHRGQRALVVTHAATVEVAHATMLGLPNDPDPRAAFVLAHASITWWSHRTSETGPPRWHLVWHNSTAHLAHSLFDRDVEPAVRTRRDVRRPPGRP from the coding sequence ATGCCCGACACCGATCTGCTGCTGATCCGACACGGCGAGGCCCACTGTGACACCGCGGGCATCGCCGGCGGAGATCTCGGCTGCACCGGCCTGACCAGGCGGGGCCGTTCCCAGGCGGAACGGGCCGCCCGCCGGCTGACAGTCATGCACACCATGGAACGCCGGGTGGACGCGGTGTACGCCGACCCACGCCGCCGGGTCCGGGAGACCGCGGAGATCATCGCGGGCCGGCTGCGGATGCCGGTGATCCTCGAGCCCCGGCTGGCCGAGGCCGGCCACGGCAGCGCCGACGGCCAGTCCTGGACCGACATCCGGACCACGTTCGGCGGCACCCCCGCGGACCGGCCCGACGACCCGGTCGCCCCCGGCGCGGAGAGCTGGAACCACTTCGTCGACCGGGCCGCCGCCGGGCTGCGGCACATGGTGGAACGCCACCGCGGCCAACGAGCCCTGGTCGTCACGCACGCGGCGACCGTCGAGGTGGCGCACGCCACGATGCTCGGGCTGCCGAACGACCCCGACCCGCGGGCCGCGTTCGTGCTGGCGCACGCGTCCATCACCTGGTGGTCGCACCGCACCTCGGAGACCGGCCCGCCCCGGTGGCATCTGGTGTGGCACAACTCCACCGCGCATCTGGCCCACAGCCTGTTCGACCGGGACGTCGAGCCCGCCGTCCGGACCCGCCGTGACGTACGGCGGCCACCGGGCCGTCCGTAG
- a CDS encoding phospho-sugar mutase: MTAKGAVTAEAGGLPEPLASRVTSWLAADPDPGDRAELTGLVAAGDVRALTGRFAGPLVFGTAGLRGPLRAGPAGMNTAVVRRTTAGLGSWLRRRATGPPVVVIGYDARRRSDHFALDAARVLAGQGARALLLPGPTPTPVLAFAVRHLDATAGIMITASHNPASDNGYKVYLGGPARLGDPPAGPDGSAEPPGAVGAVGAAGRGAQLVAPADTEVEGEIAAVGPAAEIPLGDGWTRLDASVVTAYVEGAVRAVDSVTPVDTAAPVAGPPPRIAYTPLHGVGADVLAAVFTRAGLPVPVTVAGQREPDPDFPTAPFPNPEEPGVLDAVLALGEHVGADLVLANDPDADRCAAAVGGRVLTGDEIGLLLADHVLRARPGPVATTVVSSSALVELARDHGVPCTRTLTGFKWIMRADPGLVFGYEEALGYAVAPDLVRDKDGITAALALARAAQREKRAGRTLLDVLDDLHRRIGVFATGQVSVRLDDLAAVGAAMRRLRTSPPGRVAGRPVTAVRDLLTGDPPTGAADGLPPADVLILDLDGGARLVARPSGTEPKLKIYLQAVADRAAVAAIGPAAARRRAHTELDALRAGATALIDFGPGQTAP, from the coding sequence GTGACGGCGAAGGGTGCCGTGACGGCGGAGGCCGGCGGGCTGCCGGAGCCGCTGGCGTCGCGGGTCACCTCCTGGCTGGCGGCCGATCCCGACCCCGGCGACCGGGCCGAGCTCACCGGGCTGGTGGCCGCGGGTGACGTCCGCGCCCTCACCGGGCGTTTCGCCGGGCCGCTCGTCTTCGGCACCGCCGGGCTGCGCGGGCCGCTGCGGGCCGGGCCGGCCGGGATGAACACCGCCGTGGTGCGGCGGACCACCGCCGGTCTCGGCTCCTGGCTACGGCGCCGGGCGACCGGCCCGCCGGTGGTGGTGATCGGCTACGACGCGCGCCGGCGCAGCGACCACTTCGCCCTGGACGCCGCCCGGGTCCTGGCGGGGCAGGGCGCCCGGGCACTGCTGCTCCCCGGACCGACGCCGACCCCGGTGCTGGCGTTCGCCGTCCGCCACCTGGACGCGACTGCCGGGATCATGATCACGGCCAGTCACAATCCGGCGTCCGACAACGGCTACAAGGTCTATCTGGGTGGTCCCGCGCGCCTTGGCGATCCTCCCGCGGGCCCCGACGGTTCCGCGGAACCGCCCGGTGCCGTGGGCGCCGTGGGCGCGGCGGGGCGGGGCGCTCAGCTCGTCGCCCCGGCCGACACCGAGGTCGAGGGCGAGATCGCCGCGGTCGGCCCGGCAGCGGAGATCCCGCTCGGCGACGGGTGGACACGCCTCGACGCCTCGGTCGTCACCGCGTACGTCGAGGGCGCGGTGCGCGCGGTCGACAGCGTCACACCGGTCGACACCGCCGCGCCGGTGGCCGGGCCGCCGCCGCGGATCGCCTACACGCCGCTGCACGGCGTCGGCGCGGACGTCCTGGCGGCGGTGTTCACCCGGGCCGGCCTGCCCGTGCCGGTGACGGTCGCCGGCCAGCGCGAGCCCGATCCCGACTTCCCGACGGCGCCGTTCCCGAACCCGGAGGAGCCGGGAGTGCTCGACGCCGTGCTCGCCCTGGGTGAGCACGTCGGCGCCGACCTGGTGCTCGCGAACGACCCGGACGCCGACCGGTGCGCCGCGGCCGTCGGCGGCCGGGTGCTGACCGGGGACGAGATCGGGCTGCTGCTGGCCGACCACGTCCTGCGGGCGCGGCCCGGACCGGTCGCGACGACCGTGGTCAGCTCCTCGGCCCTGGTGGAGCTCGCCCGCGACCACGGCGTGCCGTGTACCCGGACCCTGACCGGCTTCAAGTGGATCATGCGTGCCGATCCCGGCCTCGTGTTCGGCTACGAGGAGGCCCTCGGCTACGCCGTGGCCCCCGACCTGGTGCGGGACAAGGACGGCATCACCGCCGCGCTGGCCCTCGCCCGGGCCGCCCAACGCGAGAAGCGCGCCGGTCGGACCCTGCTGGACGTCCTCGACGACCTGCACCGCCGCATCGGCGTGTTCGCCACCGGCCAGGTGTCCGTCCGCCTCGACGATCTCGCGGCCGTCGGCGCGGCGATGCGCCGGCTGCGGACGTCCCCGCCCGGCCGCGTCGCCGGCCGTCCCGTGACCGCCGTCCGCGACCTGCTCACCGGCGACCCGCCCACCGGCGCGGCGGACGGCCTTCCACCCGCGGACGTCCTGATCCTCGACCTGGACGGCGGGGCGCGGCTCGTGGCCCGGCCGAGCGGCACCGAGCCGAAGCTCAAGATCTATCTGCAGGCCGTCGCGGATCGGGCGGCCGTGGCGGCGATCGGCCCGGCCGCCGCGCGCCGCCGTGCCCACACCGAGCTGGACGCGCTGCGCGCCGGCGCCACGGCCCTGATCGACTTCGGCCCGGGTCAGACGGCGCCGTAG
- a CDS encoding glutamate--cysteine ligase: MHIPFSSSPSSSLGIEWELELVDLQSRHLRGDASEILEDLRCKVGEEGAAKAKHELFESTIEVITGVCQTVPEATADLLGTVEVLRDLAERRGIGLMCSGTHPISEYSTQKITADDRYDRLVGRMQWLARRLLIFGVHVHVGVRSPEKAMPIVNALMSYIPHFLALSASSPYWLGAHTGLASSRSRVFESLPTAGLPYPLEDWAAFEGFMETLVTAGTIETIREVWWDIRPHPNFGTVELRICDGLPTLLEVGAVAALAQCIVDRMNTQLDRGYKLPAPHRWVVQENKWRAARYGLDAKIMVDDRGTVRPVRADIADLVEDLLPVARRLGCETELTDVNRILASGASYTRQELAARRAGGDLTAVVDTLLAEMNAGRPVTHG, from the coding sequence GTGCACATTCCCTTCTCGTCGTCCCCGAGTTCCAGCCTTGGGATCGAATGGGAGCTGGAACTCGTCGACCTGCAGAGCCGGCACCTGCGCGGCGACGCGTCCGAGATCCTCGAGGACCTGCGGTGCAAGGTCGGCGAGGAGGGCGCCGCCAAGGCCAAGCACGAACTCTTCGAGTCGACCATCGAAGTGATCACCGGGGTGTGTCAGACCGTGCCCGAGGCCACCGCCGACCTGCTCGGCACGGTCGAGGTGCTGCGGGACCTCGCCGAACGCCGCGGCATCGGCCTGATGTGCTCCGGCACCCATCCGATCAGCGAGTACTCCACCCAGAAGATCACCGCGGACGACCGCTACGACCGCCTGGTCGGCCGGATGCAGTGGCTGGCCCGGCGGCTGCTCATCTTCGGGGTGCACGTCCACGTGGGTGTGCGCTCGCCGGAGAAGGCGATGCCCATCGTGAACGCGCTGATGTCCTACATCCCGCACTTCCTGGCGCTCTCGGCCTCCTCGCCCTACTGGCTCGGCGCGCACACGGGGCTCGCGTCGTCGCGGTCGCGGGTGTTCGAGAGTCTGCCGACCGCCGGCCTGCCCTACCCCCTGGAGGACTGGGCGGCGTTCGAGGGGTTCATGGAGACCCTGGTGACGGCCGGCACCATCGAGACGATCCGCGAGGTGTGGTGGGACATCCGTCCCCACCCCAACTTCGGCACCGTCGAGCTGCGGATCTGCGACGGCCTGCCGACGCTGCTCGAGGTCGGCGCGGTCGCGGCGCTCGCGCAGTGCATCGTCGACCGGATGAACACCCAGCTCGACCGGGGTTACAAGCTGCCGGCCCCGCACCGCTGGGTGGTGCAGGAGAACAAGTGGCGGGCCGCCCGCTACGGCCTCGACGCGAAGATCATGGTGGACGACCGCGGCACGGTGCGCCCGGTACGCGCCGACATCGCCGACCTCGTCGAGGATCTGCTCCCCGTCGCCCGCCGGCTCGGCTGTGAGACCGAGCTGACCGACGTCAACCGGATCCTCGCCTCCGGGGCGAGCTACACCCGACAGGAGCTCGCCGCTCGGCGGGCCGGCGGAGACCTCACCGCCGTGGTCGATACGCTGCTGGCGGAGATGAACGCGGGGCGACCGGTCACCCACGGGTAG
- a CDS encoding PH domain-containing protein, which produces MSLVPSVRKPPRVPLEDGELIEVVLRGRMTDPTGGGRVTAKAERFVGHRLGTSRWIMLTTRRLLVVAPFPREGDWFDVSYDRRDVSASRGLRHGEVIVVELKTPGGRQILRLPNRTRSEAARLIRALRPAEPTPRRP; this is translated from the coding sequence GTGTCCCTGGTCCCCTCCGTCCGGAAGCCCCCGCGGGTGCCGCTTGAGGACGGAGAGCTCATCGAGGTCGTGCTGCGCGGGCGGATGACGGACCCGACCGGTGGCGGGCGCGTCACCGCGAAGGCCGAGCGGTTCGTCGGGCATCGCCTCGGCACGTCCCGCTGGATCATGTTGACCACGCGGCGGCTGCTGGTGGTCGCGCCCTTCCCGCGCGAGGGCGACTGGTTCGACGTCTCCTACGACCGCCGGGACGTCTCCGCCTCCCGGGGCCTGCGGCACGGCGAGGTGATCGTGGTCGAGCTGAAGACCCCCGGCGGGCGGCAGATCCTGCGGCTGCCGAATCGCACCCGGTCCGAGGCGGCGCGCCTCATCCGGGCCCTGCGCCCAGCCGAGCCCACTCCCCGCCGGCCCTGA